A window of Sphingomonas sp. R1 contains these coding sequences:
- a CDS encoding ABC transporter ATP-binding protein, giving the protein MLQIENLTHVYGNGTRALDGVTLSIPPGMFGLLGPNGAGKSTLMRTIATLQTPTSGSIRFGDLDVIAHPEQLRRTLGYLPQDFGVYPRVSAYDMLDHMAVLKGVAGRGERKETVEALLHQVNLWTVRKKALAGFSGGMRQRFGIAQALIGNPQLIIVDEPTAGLDPEERNRFLNLLAEIGDTVVVILSTHIVEDVADLCPRMAVLAGGRVLLEGAPLALIEQTRGRVWQKTIARDALEAHRERYRVISTRLFAGRTIIHVVADSAPGDGFSPVQGGLEDVYFSTLDASRRAA; this is encoded by the coding sequence ATGCTGCAGATCGAGAACCTCACGCATGTGTACGGCAACGGCACCAGGGCGCTGGATGGCGTGACGCTGTCGATCCCGCCGGGCATGTTCGGGCTGCTCGGTCCGAACGGCGCGGGCAAGTCCACGCTGATGCGCACGATCGCGACGCTGCAGACGCCGACGTCCGGCAGCATCCGCTTCGGCGACCTTGACGTGATCGCCCATCCCGAACAGCTCCGCCGCACGCTCGGCTATCTGCCGCAGGATTTCGGCGTCTATCCGCGCGTATCCGCCTACGACATGCTCGATCACATGGCGGTGCTGAAGGGCGTCGCCGGGCGGGGCGAGCGCAAGGAAACGGTCGAGGCGCTGCTTCACCAGGTCAATCTCTGGACGGTGCGCAAGAAGGCACTGGCCGGCTTCTCGGGGGGCATGCGCCAGCGCTTCGGCATCGCCCAGGCGCTGATCGGCAACCCGCAGCTGATCATCGTCGACGAGCCCACCGCCGGGCTCGATCCGGAAGAGCGCAACCGCTTCCTCAACCTGCTTGCCGAGATCGGCGACACCGTCGTCGTGATCCTCTCCACCCACATCGTCGAGGACGTGGCGGACCTGTGCCCGCGGATGGCGGTGCTGGCCGGCGGCCGGGTGCTGCTGGAAGGCGCGCCGCTGGCGCTGATCGAGCAGACGCGCGGCCGGGTGTGGCAGAAGACCATCGCCCGCGACGCGCTGGAGGCCCACCGCGAACGCTACCGGGTGATCTCCACCCGGCTGTTCGCCGGGCGCACGATCATCCATGTCGTGGCCGACAGCGCACCGGGCGACGGCTTCTCGCCAGTCCAGGGCGGGCTGGAGGACGTGTATTTCTCGACGCTCGACGCCTCGCGTCGCGCGGCCTGA
- a CDS encoding M1 family aminopeptidase — MLAAFRHGLDYYQPAFGPYQFRQARIIEFPDYAQFAQAFAGTMPYSEGIGFIADLSDKEKIDYVTYVAAHELGHQWWAHQVVPSDNQGATMGVETLAQYSALMVMEHLYGRDQIRRFLKYELDRYLRSRGGEVIEELPLARVENQPYIHYRKGSLAMYRLKDELGEARVNAALKRYDARWRFQGPPYPRSLDLIAEFRLGASPAENALITDLFERITLYDIKTRSAVVTKLPNGRWRTTLTVEAHKLYADGKGKETEAPMAEQAEFGAFAEMPGRGAFAAKDVLALKRLPIRSGTQVITLETATKPAFAGADPYNVRIDRNSDDNVTAVTAG; from the coding sequence ATGCTGGCGGCGTTCCGGCACGGGCTCGATTACTACCAGCCGGCCTTCGGCCCCTATCAGTTCCGCCAGGCCCGGATCATCGAGTTCCCGGATTATGCCCAGTTCGCCCAGGCGTTCGCCGGCACCATGCCCTATTCGGAAGGCATCGGCTTCATCGCCGACCTCTCGGACAAGGAGAAGATCGACTACGTCACCTATGTCGCCGCGCACGAGCTGGGCCACCAATGGTGGGCACACCAGGTCGTCCCCTCGGATAACCAGGGGGCGACGATGGGCGTCGAGACCCTCGCGCAATATTCGGCGCTGATGGTGATGGAGCACCTATATGGCCGCGACCAGATTCGTCGCTTCCTCAAATATGAGCTCGATCGCTATCTGCGCAGCCGCGGCGGCGAGGTGATCGAGGAACTGCCGCTCGCCCGGGTGGAGAACCAGCCCTATATCCATTATCGCAAGGGTAGCCTCGCCATGTACCGGCTGAAGGACGAGCTGGGCGAGGCGCGGGTGAACGCCGCGCTCAAGCGCTACGACGCCAGGTGGCGCTTCCAGGGCCCGCCCTACCCGCGCAGCCTCGATCTGATCGCGGAGTTCCGGCTCGGCGCGAGCCCGGCCGAGAATGCCCTCATCACCGACCTGTTCGAGCGGATCACGCTCTACGACATCAAGACCCGGTCCGCGGTGGTGACGAAGCTGCCCAATGGCCGCTGGCGCACCACGCTGACGGTGGAGGCGCACAAGCTCTATGCCGACGGCAAGGGCAAGGAAACCGAGGCCCCGATGGCCGAACAGGCCGAGTTCGGCGCGTTCGCCGAGATGCCCGGCCGCGGCGCCTTCGCCGCCAAGGACGTGCTGGCGCTCAAGCGCCTGCCGATCCGCAGCGGCACCCAGGTGATCACGCTGGAGACCGCGACCAAGCCCGCCTTCGCCGGCGCCGATCCCTATAATGTGCGGATCGACCGCAACTCGGACGACAATGTGACGGCAGTGACGGCAGGCTGA
- a CDS encoding efflux transporter outer membrane subunit, with product MQRMASIMAAVSALALSACAAGPNYTAPARPQSAAGAFLSTTPAVSTAPVQEGWWRLYNDPVLDRLVTEAFAANTDVRVAVARIERARATLGGATSARLPQGTASAGANYGRLPVGQRPIGSAQEDWQIDAGLSVSYEVDLFGRIARNVEAARGDVAAAEADAEAVRVIVAADTARAYADAVSSAERLGVAERIVALLDQSIDLTQRRRNVGLATRLDVARIAALRNQRQADVPALAAQRDAALFRLATLIGKTPAELPAEARARQTTLRLDQPIPVGDGAALLARRPDVRAAERRLAASTARIGVATADLYPRISLGASGGSTGNDFGNIFGAGPLRWLVGGLINWTVNPAPARARIAAAEADSRAALATFDGTVLTALQETETALSAYGGALERRTALQAALNEAEAAVRIARARQREGDINSLDLLDAERTFADAQAALATADAAIAEAQVNLFRALGGGWQRTA from the coding sequence ATGCAACGCATGGCTTCGATCATGGCCGCAGTCTCGGCGCTGGCGCTTTCCGCCTGCGCCGCCGGCCCGAACTACACGGCACCCGCCCGGCCGCAGAGTGCGGCGGGGGCATTCCTGTCCACCACCCCGGCGGTCTCCACCGCGCCGGTGCAGGAGGGCTGGTGGCGGCTCTACAACGATCCGGTGCTCGACCGGCTGGTGACGGAGGCGTTCGCCGCCAACACCGATGTCCGCGTCGCGGTCGCCCGGATCGAGCGCGCCCGGGCGACGTTGGGCGGCGCAACTTCGGCCCGGCTCCCGCAGGGCACCGCGAGCGCGGGTGCGAATTATGGTCGCCTGCCCGTCGGCCAGCGCCCGATCGGCAGCGCGCAGGAGGATTGGCAGATCGATGCCGGCCTCAGCGTTTCCTATGAGGTCGACCTGTTCGGCCGGATCGCGCGCAATGTCGAAGCCGCGCGCGGCGATGTCGCGGCGGCGGAGGCGGATGCCGAGGCGGTGCGCGTGATCGTCGCCGCGGATACGGCACGAGCCTATGCCGATGCGGTGTCCTCGGCGGAGCGGCTGGGGGTGGCCGAACGCATTGTCGCGTTGCTCGACCAGTCGATCGACCTGACCCAGCGCCGCCGCAATGTCGGCCTCGCGACACGCCTCGATGTCGCCCGCATCGCGGCGCTGCGCAACCAGCGCCAGGCCGATGTGCCCGCGCTGGCCGCCCAGCGCGACGCGGCGCTGTTCCGCCTTGCCACGCTGATCGGCAAGACGCCGGCCGAACTGCCCGCCGAGGCGCGCGCCCGCCAGACAACGCTACGGCTCGACCAGCCGATTCCGGTCGGTGACGGCGCGGCGCTGCTTGCCCGGCGGCCGGACGTGCGCGCCGCCGAGCGGCGGCTTGCCGCGTCCACGGCGCGGATCGGCGTCGCCACCGCCGACCTGTATCCGCGCATCTCGCTGGGGGCGTCCGGCGGATCGACGGGCAATGATTTCGGCAACATCTTCGGGGCGGGGCCGCTGCGCTGGCTGGTCGGCGGGCTGATCAACTGGACGGTGAACCCGGCGCCGGCGCGCGCCCGGATTGCCGCCGCCGAGGCCGACAGCCGCGCCGCGCTCGCGACCTTCGACGGCACGGTGCTGACCGCGCTGCAGGAAACCGAAACGGCGCTGTCCGCCTATGGCGGCGCGCTCGAGCGGCGCACGGCATTGCAGGCGGCGCTGAACGAGGCCGAGGCGGCCGTGCGGATCGCCCGTGCCCGCCAGCGCGAAGGCGACATCAACTCGCTCGACCTGCTCGACGCCGAACGGACCTTTGCCGATGCCCAGGCCGCGCTGGCGACCGCCGACGCGGCGATCGCGGAGGCGCAGGTCAACCTGTTCCGCGCGCTCGGCGGCGGCTGGCAGCGGACGGCCTGA
- a CDS encoding efflux RND transporter permease subunit, whose product MRLSRFFITRPIFAAVIAIIITILGGIAYFALPISQYPDIVPPTVTVTASYPGASAETVAETVAAPIEQEINGVDDMLYQSSQSTGDGNVTITVTFKTGTNLDAAQVLVQNRVAVAIPRLPEEVQRLGVVTRKTSPDFLMVVNLISPDNSIDRSYISNYALTQVKDRLARLEGVGDVRMFGARDYAMRVWIDPGRAAALNLTAGDIVQALRGQNIQVAAGTLGQPGSQPSGNAFQLNVETQGRLKTPAEFGRVVIRTDSEGRQVRVSDVARVELGAADYSSNTYLSNKPTVILAAFQRPGSNALAAAMRIKAEMDTISKTFPKGLEYRVIYNPTEFIAQSIDAVYHTLGEAVILVVLVVIVFLQKWRAAIIPVVAIPVSLIGTMAVLLPMGYSLNNLSLFGLVLAIGIVVDDAIVVVENVERNLAQGMTPLQAARTSMDEVSGALVAIVLVLFAVFLPTLFLNGLSGAFYKQFAVTISVATAISLLVSLTLSPALAAVLLKHEEHAPRGGFGRFISRAADGFNRGFERMSNGYARLTHKLVTRPKRMMVAYLGLIAATVATFWVTPVGFIPAQDQGYFLTVIQLPPGSSLERTDEVMRKVVARILPIPGVKGSVMLAGFDGPSQTLAPNSAAAYVPLQSFEERKKLGVNIAGIMAEARKRTADINEAMLLVVPPPLIQGIGSAGGYRLMVEDRAEHGYQALGNTAFGLIGEANKTAGLAQVYTFFNTATPRVFADIDRRKAEMLGVPPERVFEALNVYLGSAFVNDFNMLGRTYRVTAQADAPFRATEADIANLKTRSDAGGMVPIGSVATFENKTGPYRVTRYNLFPAVEVDGDTAPGYSSGASLDAMEKLSAQLPAGYAGEWTGIAYQQKMAGSTAGLVFALAVLFVFLVLAAQYESLTLPLAIILIVPMCLLAAMAGVNLRGMDNNVLTQIGLVVLIALAAKNAILVVEFAHQAEVRDGLSPVEAAVRAAQDRLRPILMTSFAFILGAVPLLIASGAGAELRQALGTAVFFGMMGVTGFGLLFTPTFYVVCRALGARIAWRRGQGGEHHQLQPAE is encoded by the coding sequence ATGCGCCTCTCACGCTTCTTCATCACCCGCCCGATCTTCGCGGCGGTGATTGCGATCATCATCACGATCCTGGGCGGCATCGCCTATTTCGCGCTGCCCATCTCGCAATATCCCGACATCGTGCCGCCGACGGTCACGGTGACGGCCAGCTATCCCGGCGCCTCGGCCGAGACCGTGGCGGAAACCGTCGCGGCGCCGATCGAGCAGGAAATCAACGGCGTCGACGACATGCTCTACCAGTCGTCGCAGTCGACCGGCGACGGCAACGTGACGATCACCGTCACCTTCAAGACCGGCACCAATCTCGATGCCGCGCAGGTGCTGGTGCAGAACCGCGTCGCGGTCGCGATCCCGCGCCTGCCCGAGGAAGTGCAGCGCCTCGGCGTCGTCACCCGCAAGACCAGCCCCGACTTCCTGATGGTGGTCAACCTGATCTCGCCCGACAACTCGATCGACCGCAGCTACATCTCCAACTACGCGCTGACCCAGGTGAAGGACCGCCTTGCGCGGCTCGAAGGCGTGGGCGACGTGCGCATGTTCGGTGCGCGCGACTATGCGATGCGGGTGTGGATCGATCCCGGCCGTGCCGCCGCGCTGAACCTCACCGCGGGCGACATCGTCCAGGCGCTGCGCGGGCAGAACATCCAGGTGGCCGCCGGCACGCTCGGCCAGCCGGGTTCGCAGCCCAGCGGCAATGCCTTCCAGCTCAACGTCGAGACGCAGGGCCGTCTCAAGACCCCGGCCGAGTTCGGCCGCGTCGTCATCCGTACCGATAGCGAGGGCCGCCAGGTCCGCGTGAGCGACGTCGCCCGCGTCGAGCTCGGCGCCGCCGACTATTCGTCCAACACCTATCTCTCGAACAAGCCGACCGTGATCCTCGCCGCCTTCCAGCGCCCGGGCTCCAACGCGCTCGCCGCGGCGATGCGGATCAAGGCGGAGATGGACACGATCTCGAAGACCTTCCCCAAGGGCCTCGAATATCGCGTGATCTACAACCCCACCGAGTTCATCGCCCAGTCGATCGACGCGGTGTACCACACGCTCGGCGAAGCGGTGATCCTCGTCGTCCTCGTCGTGATCGTGTTCCTCCAGAAGTGGCGGGCGGCGATCATTCCGGTGGTGGCAATCCCCGTGTCGCTGATCGGCACCATGGCGGTGCTGCTGCCGATGGGCTATTCGCTCAACAACCTGTCGCTGTTCGGGCTGGTGCTCGCCATCGGCATCGTCGTCGACGACGCGATCGTCGTGGTCGAGAATGTCGAGCGCAATCTGGCGCAGGGGATGACTCCGCTCCAGGCGGCGCGCACCTCGATGGACGAAGTGTCGGGCGCGCTCGTCGCGATCGTGCTGGTGCTGTTCGCGGTGTTCCTGCCGACCTTGTTCCTCAACGGTCTTTCGGGCGCCTTCTACAAGCAGTTCGCGGTGACGATCTCGGTTGCCACCGCGATCTCGCTGCTCGTCTCGCTGACGCTGTCCCCGGCGCTCGCCGCAGTGCTGCTCAAGCATGAGGAGCATGCCCCGCGCGGCGGGTTCGGGCGCTTCATCAGCCGCGCCGCCGACGGCTTCAATCGCGGCTTCGAGCGGATGAGCAACGGCTATGCCCGCCTCACCCACAAGCTGGTCACCCGACCCAAGCGGATGATGGTTGCCTATCTCGGCCTGATCGCCGCGACGGTCGCGACCTTCTGGGTGACCCCGGTCGGCTTCATCCCGGCGCAGGACCAGGGGTACTTTCTCACCGTCATCCAGCTGCCGCCAGGCTCGTCGCTCGAACGCACCGACGAGGTGATGCGCAAGGTCGTCGCGCGCATCCTGCCGATCCCGGGCGTCAAGGGATCGGTGATGCTCGCGGGCTTCGACGGCCCGTCGCAGACGCTCGCCCCGAACAGCGCCGCCGCCTATGTCCCGCTGCAGAGCTTCGAGGAGCGCAAGAAGCTCGGCGTCAACATCGCCGGCATCATGGCCGAGGCGCGCAAGCGCACCGCCGACATCAACGAGGCGATGCTGCTCGTGGTCCCGCCGCCGCTCATCCAGGGCATCGGTTCGGCCGGCGGCTACCGCCTGATGGTCGAGGATCGCGCCGAGCATGGCTATCAGGCGCTGGGCAACACCGCCTTCGGTCTGATCGGCGAGGCCAACAAGACGGCCGGCCTCGCCCAAGTCTACACCTTCTTCAACACCGCGACGCCGCGCGTCTTCGCGGATATCGACCGCCGCAAGGCCGAGATGCTGGGCGTGCCGCCCGAGCGGGTGTTCGAAGCGCTCAACGTCTATCTCGGCTCGGCCTTCGTGAACGACTTCAACATGCTCGGCCGCACCTACCGGGTGACCGCGCAGGCCGACGCGCCCTTCCGGGCGACCGAGGCCGATATCGCCAACCTCAAGACGCGTTCGGACGCCGGCGGCATGGTGCCGATCGGATCGGTCGCGACCTTCGAGAACAAGACGGGCCCGTATCGCGTGACGCGCTACAACCTGTTCCCGGCGGTGGAAGTCGATGGCGATACCGCGCCGGGCTACAGCTCGGGCGCCTCGCTCGACGCGATGGAGAAGCTCTCGGCGCAGCTGCCTGCCGGCTATGCGGGCGAGTGGACCGGCATCGCCTATCAGCAGAAGATGGCGGGCAGCACCGCGGGCCTCGTGTTCGCGCTGGCGGTGCTCTTCGTCTTCCTGGTGCTGGCGGCGCAATATGAGAGCCTGACGCTGCCGCTGGCGATCATCCTGATCGTGCCGATGTGCCTGCTGGCGGCCATGGCGGGGGTGAACCTGCGCGGCATGGACAACAACGTGCTGACGCAGATCGGGCTCGTCGTTCTGATCGCACTTGCCGCCAAGAACGCGATCCTCGTGGTCGAGTTCGCCCACCAGGCCGAAGTGCGCGACGGCCTGTCGCCGGTGGAAGCCGCGGTGCGGGCGGCGCAGGACCGGTTGCGGCCGATCCTGATGACCAGCTTCGCCTTCATCCTCGGCGCGGTGCCGCTGCTGATCGCGAGCGGGGCAGGGGCCGAGCTTCGCCAGGCGCTGGGTACCGCCGTGTTCTTCGGGATGATGGGCGTCACCGGCTTCGGCCTCCTGTTCACGCCGACCTTCTACGTGGTGTGCCGCGCGCTCGGTGCGCGGATCGCCTGGCGGCGCGGGCAGGGTGGCGAGCATCACCAGCTCCAGCCGGCCGAGTAA